In Chryseobacterium gleum, a single genomic region encodes these proteins:
- a CDS encoding DUF4266 domain-containing protein — protein MKNNIKKLGIGLVAAGIIMLTHSCTALKEYEKGKLNDAEMALGNRTIEKAELSFQSYREGSSGANSGKVGGGCGCN, from the coding sequence ATGAAAAACAATATAAAAAAATTAGGAATCGGTCTGGTGGCCGCAGGTATTATAATGCTTACCCACTCCTGTACCGCTTTGAAAGAATATGAAAAAGGAAAGCTCAATGATGCTGAAATGGCATTGGGCAACAGGACTATAGAAAAAGCAGAGTTAAGTTTCCAGTCTTACAGAGAAGGCTCCTCAGGCGCTAATTCCGGAAAAGTAGGAGGTGGATGCGGGTGTAATTGA